From a single Saimiri boliviensis isolate mSaiBol1 chromosome 7, mSaiBol1.pri, whole genome shotgun sequence genomic region:
- the FKBP4 gene encoding peptidyl-prolyl cis-trans isomerase FKBP4 isoform X1 gives MTAEEMKATENRAQSAPLPVEGVDISPKQDEGVLKVIKREGTGTEMPMIGDRVFVHYTGWLLDGTKFDSSLDRKDKFSFDLGKGEVIKAWDIAIATMKVGEVCHITCKPEYAYGSAGSPPKIPPNATLVFEVELFEFKGEDLTEEEDGGIIRRIRTRGEGYAKPNEGAIVEVALEGYYKDQLFDQRELRFEIGEGENLDLPYGLERAIQRMEKGEHSIVYLKPSYAFGRVGKEKFQIPPDAELKYELHLKSFEKAKESWEMNSEEKLEQSTIVKERGTVYFKEGKYKQALLQYKKIVSWLEYESSFSSEEAQKAQALRLASHLNLAMCHLKLQAFSAAIGSCNKALELDSSNEKGLFRRGEAHLAVNDFDLARADFQKVLQLYPNNKAAKAQLAMCQQRIRRQLAREKKLYANMFERLAEEESKAKAEASSGDHPTDTEMKEEQKSNMAGSQSQVETEA, from the exons ATGACAGCCGAGGAGATGAAGGCGACCGAGAACAGGGCGCAGTCGGCGCCGCTGCCCGTGGAGGGAGTGGACATAAGCCCCAAACAGGACGAAGGCGTGCTGAAG gTCATCAAGAGAGAGGGCACAGGTACAGAGATGCCCATGATTGGGGACCGAGTCTTTGTCCACTACACTGGCTGGCTGTTAGATGGCACAAAGTTTGACTCCAGTCTGGATCGCAAGGACAAATTCTCCTTTGACCTGGGAAAAG GGGAGGTCATCAAGGCTTGGGACATTGCCATAGCAACCATGAAAGTTGGGGAGGTGTGCCACATCACCTGCAAACCAGAATATGCCTACGGGTCAGCAGGCAGTCCTCCAAAGATCCCCCCCAATGCCACGCTTGTGTTTGAG GTGGAGTTGTTTGAGTTTAAGGGAGAAGATCTGACAGAAGAGGAAGATGGCGGAATCATCCGCAGAATACGGACTCGCGGTGAAGGCTATGCAAAGCCTAATGAGGGCGCTATTGTGGAGG TTGCACTGGAAGGGTACTACAAAGACCAGCTCTTTGATCAACGAGAGCTCCGCTTTGAGATTGGTGAGGGGGAGAACCTGGATCTGCCTTATGGTCTGGAGAGGGCCATTCAGCGCATGGAGAAAGGAGAACATTCCATTGTATACCTCAAGCCCAG CTATGCTTTTGGCAGAGTTGGGAAGGAAAAGTTCCAGATCCCACCAGATGCTGAGCTGAAATATGAATTACACCTCAAGAGTTTTGAAAAG GCCAAGGAGTCTTGGGAAATGAATTCAGAAGAGAAGCTAGAACAGAGCACCATAGTGAAAGAGCGGGGCACTGTGTACTTCAAG GAAGGCAAATACAAGCAAGCTTTACTACAGTATAAGAAGATTGTGTCCTGGCTGGAGTATGAATCTAGTTTTTCCAGTGAGGAAGCACAGAAGGCACAGGCCCTTCGACTGGCCTCTCACCTCAATCTGGCCATGTGTCATCTGAAACTACAGGCCTTCTCTGCTGCCATTGGAAGCTGTAACAAG GCCCTAGAACTGGACAGCAGCAACGAGAAGGGCCTTTTCCGCCGGGGAGAGGCCCACCTGGCCGTGAATGACTTTGACCTGGCACGGGCTGACTTCCAGAAGGTCCTGCAGCTCTACCCCAACAACAAAGCCGCCAAGGCCCAGTTGGCTATGTGCCAACAGCGGATCCGCAGGCAGCTTGCCCGGGAGAAGAAGCTCTACGCCAACATGTTTGAAAGGCTGGCTGAGGAGGAGAGCAAG gCCAAGGCAGAGGCTTCCTCAGGAGACCATCCCACTGACACAGAGATGAAGGAGGAGCAGAAGAGCAACATGGCAGGGAGCCAGTCTCAGGTGGAGACAGAAGCATAG
- the FKBP4 gene encoding peptidyl-prolyl cis-trans isomerase FKBP4 isoform X2, which translates to MKVGEVCHITCKPEYAYGSAGSPPKIPPNATLVFEVELFEFKGEDLTEEEDGGIIRRIRTRGEGYAKPNEGAIVEVALEGYYKDQLFDQRELRFEIGEGENLDLPYGLERAIQRMEKGEHSIVYLKPSYAFGRVGKEKFQIPPDAELKYELHLKSFEKAKESWEMNSEEKLEQSTIVKERGTVYFKEGKYKQALLQYKKIVSWLEYESSFSSEEAQKAQALRLASHLNLAMCHLKLQAFSAAIGSCNKALELDSSNEKGLFRRGEAHLAVNDFDLARADFQKVLQLYPNNKAAKAQLAMCQQRIRRQLAREKKLYANMFERLAEEESKAKAEASSGDHPTDTEMKEEQKSNMAGSQSQVETEA; encoded by the exons ATGAAAGTTGGGGAGGTGTGCCACATCACCTGCAAACCAGAATATGCCTACGGGTCAGCAGGCAGTCCTCCAAAGATCCCCCCCAATGCCACGCTTGTGTTTGAG GTGGAGTTGTTTGAGTTTAAGGGAGAAGATCTGACAGAAGAGGAAGATGGCGGAATCATCCGCAGAATACGGACTCGCGGTGAAGGCTATGCAAAGCCTAATGAGGGCGCTATTGTGGAGG TTGCACTGGAAGGGTACTACAAAGACCAGCTCTTTGATCAACGAGAGCTCCGCTTTGAGATTGGTGAGGGGGAGAACCTGGATCTGCCTTATGGTCTGGAGAGGGCCATTCAGCGCATGGAGAAAGGAGAACATTCCATTGTATACCTCAAGCCCAG CTATGCTTTTGGCAGAGTTGGGAAGGAAAAGTTCCAGATCCCACCAGATGCTGAGCTGAAATATGAATTACACCTCAAGAGTTTTGAAAAG GCCAAGGAGTCTTGGGAAATGAATTCAGAAGAGAAGCTAGAACAGAGCACCATAGTGAAAGAGCGGGGCACTGTGTACTTCAAG GAAGGCAAATACAAGCAAGCTTTACTACAGTATAAGAAGATTGTGTCCTGGCTGGAGTATGAATCTAGTTTTTCCAGTGAGGAAGCACAGAAGGCACAGGCCCTTCGACTGGCCTCTCACCTCAATCTGGCCATGTGTCATCTGAAACTACAGGCCTTCTCTGCTGCCATTGGAAGCTGTAACAAG GCCCTAGAACTGGACAGCAGCAACGAGAAGGGCCTTTTCCGCCGGGGAGAGGCCCACCTGGCCGTGAATGACTTTGACCTGGCACGGGCTGACTTCCAGAAGGTCCTGCAGCTCTACCCCAACAACAAAGCCGCCAAGGCCCAGTTGGCTATGTGCCAACAGCGGATCCGCAGGCAGCTTGCCCGGGAGAAGAAGCTCTACGCCAACATGTTTGAAAGGCTGGCTGAGGAGGAGAGCAAG gCCAAGGCAGAGGCTTCCTCAGGAGACCATCCCACTGACACAGAGATGAAGGAGGAGCAGAAGAGCAACATGGCAGGGAGCCAGTCTCAGGTGGAGACAGAAGCATAG